Proteins co-encoded in one Chionomys nivalis chromosome 6, mChiNiv1.1, whole genome shotgun sequence genomic window:
- the Rpl36 gene encoding 60S ribosomal protein L36, translated as MALRYPMAVGLNKGHKVTKNVSQPRHSRRRGRLTKHTKFVRDMIREVCGFAPYERRAMELLKVSKDKRALKFIKKRVGTHIRAKRKREELSNVLAAMRKAAAKKD; from the exons ATGGCCCTGCGCTACCCCATGGCCGTGGGCCTCAACAAGGGCCACAAGGTGACGAAGAACGTAAGCCAGCCGAGGCACAGCCGGCGGCGCGGG CGCCTCACAAAGCACACCAAGTTCGTGCGGGACATGATCCGGGAGGTGTGCGGCTTCGCGCCCTACGAGCGGCGCGCCATGGAGCTGCTCAAGGTGTCCAAGGACAAGCGCGCGCTCAAGTTCATCAAGAAGCGG GTGGGCACGCACATACGCGCCAAGAGGAAGCGGGAGGAGCTGAGCAACGTGCTGGCCGCCATGAGGAAGGCGGCGGCCAAGAAGGACTGA
- the Lonp1 gene encoding lon protease homolog, mitochondrial, producing MAASTGYVRLWAAARCWALRRPLLAVIGGRVPSSSGSWLRRGRRVCDTSAPWALGDRVPAGAGQWRGLWDAGGRGGGDETSEGGAEDGAAAGGGDGPVVTALAPMTVPDVFPHLPLIAITRNPVFPRFIKIVEVKNKKLVELLRRKVRLAQPYVGVFLKRDDNNESDVVESLDEIYHTGTFAQIHEMQDLGDKLRMIVTGHRRIHISRQLEVEPEGPEPESENKQKSRRKLKRGKKEAEDESAAKPQLELLPEASIDTPKEVLMVEVENVAHEDFQVTEEVKALTAEIVKTIRDIIALNPLYRESVLQMMQAGQRVVDNPIYLSDMGAALTGAESHELQDVLEETNILKRLYKALSLLKKEFELSKLQQRLGREVEEKIKQTHRKYLLQEQLKIIKKELGLEKDDKDAIEEKFRERLKELMVPKHVMDVVDEELSKLALLDNHSSEFNVTRNYLDWLTSIPWGRQSDENLDLGRAQAVLEEDHYGMEDVKKRVLEFIAVSQLRGSTQGKILCFHGPPGVGKTSIARSIARALGREYFRFSVGGMTDVAEIKGHRRTYVGAMPGKIIQCLKKTKTENPLVLIDEVDKIGRGYQGDPSSALLELLDPEQNANFLDHYLDVPVDLSKVLFICTANVTDTIPEPLRDRMEMINVSGYVAQEKLAIAERYLVPQARALCGLDENKAQLSAAVLTLLIKQYCRESGVRNLQKQVEKVLRKAAYKIVSGEAETVQVTPENLQDFVGKPVFTVERMYDITPAGVVMGLAWTAMGGSTLFVETSLRRPLLRDSREDKDGSLEVTGQLGDVMKESARIAYTFARAFLMEQDPDNDFLVTSHIHLHVPEGATPKDGPSAGCTIVTALLSLALGQPVLQNLAMTGEVSLTGKVLPVGGIKEKTIAAKRAGVTCIVLPAENRKDFSDLAPFITEGLEVHFVEHYRDIFRIAFPLREQRQARAVER from the exons ATGGCGGCGAGCACAGGCTACGTGCGGCTGTGGGCCGCTGCGCGGTGCTGGGCTCTGCGGCGGCCGCTGCTGGCCGTCATTGGAGGCCGCGTCCCGAGTTCGTCCGGGTCGTGGTTGCGCCGAGGCCGGCGGGTCTGCGACACATCGGCTCCCTGGGCGCTCGGCGACCGCGTCCCCGCGGGCGCGGGTCAGTGGCGGGGTTTGTGGGACGCGGGCGGCCGCGGCGGCGGCGACGAGACCTCCGAGGGCGGCGCGGAGGACGGGGCCGCGGCGGGCGGCGGGGATGGCCCGGTCGTCACGGCCCTCGCTCCCATGACCGTCCCGGATGTGTTTCCCCACCTGCCGCTCATCGCTATCACCCGCAACCCGGTATTCCCGCGCTTTATCAAGATCGTGGAG GTTAAAAATAAGAAGCTGGTTGAGCTCCTGAGGAGGAAAGTCCGCCTGGCACAGCCCTATGTTGGTGTCTTCCTGAAGAGAGATGACAA CAATGAGTCGGATGTGGTAGAGAGCCTGGATGAAATCTACCACACGGGAACGTTCGCTCAGATCCATGAGATGCAGGACCTTGGAGACAAGCTACGCATGATCGTCACAGGCCACAGAAG GATTCACATCAGCCGGCAGCTGGAGGTGGAGCCCGAGGGGCCAGAGCCAGAGTCCGAGAACAAGCAGAAGTCCCGGAGGAAGCTGAAGCGAGGCAAGAAGGAGGCCGAGGATGAGTCGGCAGCCAAGCCCCAGCTGGAGCTGCTGCCTGAGGCCTCTATCGACACCCCCAAAGAGGTGCTCATGGTGGAGGTTGAGAACGTGGCCCATGAAGACTTCCAGGTCACAGAGGAGGTGAAG GCCCTGACTGCGGAGATTGTGAAGACCATTCGGGATATCATCGCCCTGAACCCTCTGTACAG GGAGTCAGTGTTGCAGATGATGCAGGCAGGTCAGCGTGTGGTGGACAACCCCATCTACCTAAGCGACATGGGTGCTGCGCTTACAGGGGCAGAGTCGCATGAGCTGCAGGATGTTCTGGAGGAGACCAAT ATCCTTAAGCGGCTCTACAAAGCCCTGTCACTCTTGAAGAAGGAGTTTGAGTTGAGCAAGCTTCAGCAACGCCTGGGCCGAGAG GTGGAGGAGAAGATCAAGCAGACGCACAGGAAGTACCTGCTGCAGGAGCAGCTGAAGATCATCAAGAAGGAACTGGGGCTTGAGAAGGATGACAAAGACGCTATCGAGGAGAAGTTCCGGGAGCGCCTCAAGGAGCTCATGGTCCCCAAGCATGTAATGGACGTGGTGGATGAGGAGCTGAGCAAGCTAGCCCTGCTGGACAACCACTCCTCTGAGTTCAA TGTCACCCGCAACTACCTGGACTGGCTGACATCCATCCCCTGGGGCCGGCAGAGTGATGAGAACCTTGACCTGGGTCGGGCCCAGGCTGTGCTGGAGGAGGACCACTACGGCATGGAGGATGTGAAGAAGCGCGTCCTG GAGTTCATCGCTGTGAGCCAGCTCCGAGGCTCCACCCAGGGCAAGATCCTATGCTTCCACGGGCCACCGGGTGTGGGCAAGACCAGCATTGCACGTTCCATCGCCCGTGCCCTCGGCCGTGAATACTTCCGTTTCAGTGTTGGTGGTATGACAGATGTGGCTGAAATCAAGGGGCACAG GCGCACCTACGTTGGGGCCATGCCTGGGAAAATCATCCAGTGTTTGAAGAAGACCAAGACAGAGAACCCGCTGGTGCTGATTGATGAG GTGGACAAGATTGGCCGAGGCTACCAAGGGGACCCATCGTCAGCACTGCTGGAGTTGCTGGACCCTGAGCAGAACGCCAACTTCCTGGACCACTACCTGGATGTGCCCGTGGACCTGTCCAAG GTGCTGTTCATCTGCACGGCCAATGTCACTGACACCATCCCAGAGCCACTGAGGGACCGCATGGAGATGATCAATGTGTCAGGCTATGTAGCACAGGAGAAGCTGGCCATCGCCGAG CGGTACCTGGTGCCACAGGCCCGCGCCTTGTGCGGCCTGGATGAGAACAAGGCCCAGCTGTCTGCTGCGGTGCTCACCCTGCTCATCAAGCAGTACTGCAGGGAGAGTGGTGTTCGCAAtctgcagaagcaggtggagaaG GTGCTGCGCAAAGCAGCCTACAAGATAGTCAGTGGGGAGGCGGAGACGGTGCAAGTGACGCCAGAGAACCTGCAGGACTTCGTGGGGAAACCCGTGTTCACCGTGGAGCGCATGTACGACATCACACCTGCTGGTGTGGTCATGGGCTTAGCCTGGACTGCCATGG GAGGCTCCACTCTGTTCGTGGAGACGTCTTTGAGGAGGCCCCTGCTCAGGGACAGCAGGGAGGACAAGGATGGCAGCCTAGAGGTGACAGGCCAGCTGGGGGATGTGATGAAGGAGAGTGCCCGCATCGCCTACACGTTTGCCCGTGCCTTCCTGATGGAGCAGGACCCGGACAATGACTTCCTGGTCACCTCTCACATCCACCTGCATGTGCCTGAG GGTGCTACCCCTAAGGATGGCCCCAGCGCGGGCTGCACCATCGTGACAGCGCTCCTGTCCCTAGCCCTGGGTCAGCCTGTGCTGCAGAACCTGGCCATGACGGGGGAGGTCTCCCTCACCGGCAAAGTGCTGCCTGTGGGCGGCATCAAGGAGAAAACAATCGCT GCCAAGCGCGCAGGTGTGACCTGCATCGTCCTGCCGGCCGAGAACAGGAAGGACTTTTCGGACTTGGCCCCGTTCATCACGGAGGGCCTGGAGGTGCACTTCGTGGAGCACTACCGCGACATCTTCCGCATCGCCTTCCCGCTGCGCGAGCAGCGCCAGGCGCGGGCCGTGGAGCGGTGA